In Streptomyces sp. NBC_01439, the following are encoded in one genomic region:
- the helR gene encoding RNA polymerase recycling motor ATPase HelR — MTALTASAFDLPARLSPKADPALIGGDEKHFAAVARSLEQTIAELSDRLEGLRRSPGGLGREAMDRDVEIHRLTGRLRALRRFGLDLCLGRMVSEDDPEPVYVGRLGLTDGAGGRLLIDWRSPAAEPFFAATHANPMGLASRRRYRWTRGRIGDYWDEVFTADGFEGHAALDDQSAFIAGLGGSRSPRMRDVLATIQSDQDAIIRAGSRGALVVDGGPGTGKTVVALHRSAHLLYSDPRLGHRRGGVLFVGPHQPYLAYVADVLPSLGEEGVQTCTVRDLVAEGAAAGAEADPRVAFLKSSADMVKAIEKAVRIYEEPPTEGMTVTTPWADVRLSPDDWAEAFEAVAGTAHNEAREQIWEELVTILLDKLDDEDLSPDLFGRSLRYDEELVAALDRAWPTIDAADLVGDLWSVPSYLRMCAPWLSREDAAVLQRADARAWTVSDLPLLDAARQRLGDPESARRLRRRSAAVAAERERMAGVIDDLLAADDDGEGAVTMLRGKDLQDSLVDEGALPGADPDLLAGPFAHVVVDEAQELTDAEWQMLLLRCPSRSFTIVGDRAQARQGFTESWRERLERIGFDRVDVASLSINYRTPEEVMAVAEPAVREALPDANVPASVRRSGIPVVHGSVADLDAVLDGWLDVHADGVACVIGAEDGGAGAFRETSRVRSLTPGLSKGLEFDLVVLLDPQTFGTGIEGAVDRYVAMTRATQQLVILTSS; from the coding sequence ATCACTGCCCTGACCGCCAGTGCGTTCGACCTTCCCGCCCGTCTCTCCCCCAAGGCCGACCCGGCGCTGATCGGCGGCGACGAGAAGCACTTCGCGGCCGTCGCCCGGAGCCTGGAACAGACGATCGCCGAGCTGTCCGACCGTTTGGAAGGCCTGCGCCGGTCGCCGGGCGGCCTGGGCCGGGAGGCGATGGACCGGGACGTGGAGATCCATCGGCTGACGGGTCGTCTGCGGGCGCTGCGGCGCTTCGGGTTGGACTTGTGCCTCGGGCGGATGGTCAGCGAGGACGACCCCGAGCCCGTGTACGTCGGGCGGCTCGGTCTGACCGACGGGGCGGGGGGCCGACTGCTGATCGACTGGCGCTCTCCCGCGGCCGAGCCGTTCTTCGCCGCGACCCACGCGAACCCGATGGGCCTGGCGAGCCGCCGCAGGTACCGCTGGACCCGCGGCCGGATCGGTGACTACTGGGACGAGGTGTTCACCGCCGACGGGTTCGAGGGGCACGCCGCGCTCGACGACCAGTCCGCCTTCATCGCCGGACTGGGCGGCAGCCGGTCGCCGCGGATGCGTGACGTGCTCGCCACCATCCAGTCCGACCAGGACGCCATCATCCGCGCCGGTTCGCGCGGCGCCCTCGTCGTCGACGGCGGTCCGGGCACGGGCAAGACCGTCGTGGCGCTGCACCGCTCCGCCCACCTCCTCTACTCCGACCCCCGCCTCGGTCACCGTCGGGGCGGCGTGCTGTTCGTCGGTCCGCACCAGCCCTACCTGGCCTACGTCGCCGATGTGCTGCCCAGCCTCGGCGAGGAGGGCGTGCAGACCTGCACCGTGCGGGACCTCGTCGCCGAGGGGGCCGCAGCCGGGGCCGAGGCCGATCCGCGGGTGGCCTTCCTGAAGTCGTCCGCGGACATGGTGAAGGCGATCGAGAAGGCCGTCCGGATCTACGAGGAGCCGCCGACCGAGGGGATGACGGTCACGACCCCGTGGGCCGACGTCCGGCTGAGCCCGGACGACTGGGCCGAGGCGTTCGAGGCCGTCGCCGGCACTGCGCACAACGAAGCGCGGGAGCAGATCTGGGAGGAGCTGGTGACGATCCTGCTCGACAAGCTCGACGACGAGGACCTCTCGCCCGACCTGTTCGGCAGATCGCTGCGGTACGACGAGGAGCTGGTCGCCGCGCTCGACCGCGCCTGGCCGACGATCGACGCGGCCGACCTCGTCGGGGACCTGTGGTCGGTGCCGTCGTACCTGCGGATGTGTGCTCCGTGGCTCAGTCGCGAGGACGCGGCGGTGTTGCAGCGCGCCGACGCCCGGGCCTGGACGGTGTCCGACCTGCCGCTCCTGGACGCGGCGCGGCAGCGGCTCGGCGACCCGGAGTCGGCTCGACGGCTGCGGCGGCGGAGCGCCGCGGTGGCGGCCGAACGGGAGCGCATGGCCGGGGTCATCGACGACCTGCTCGCGGCCGATGACGACGGTGAGGGCGCGGTGACGATGCTCCGCGGCAAGGACCTGCAGGACAGCCTGGTCGACGAGGGCGCGCTGCCCGGGGCCGACCCGGACCTGCTCGCCGGGCCGTTCGCGCACGTCGTCGTGGACGAGGCGCAGGAACTGACCGACGCGGAGTGGCAGATGCTGTTGCTGCGCTGCCCGTCCCGGAGCTTCACCATCGTCGGGGACCGCGCCCAGGCCCGGCAGGGGTTCACGGAGTCGTGGCGGGAGCGGCTGGAGCGGATCGGGTTCGACCGGGTCGACGTGGCCTCGCTGAGCATCAACTACCGGACGCCCGAGGAGGTCATGGCGGTGGCGGAGCCGGCCGTCCGGGAAGCGCTCCCGGACGCGAACGTGCCGGCCTCGGTCCGCAGGAGCGGCATTCCCGTCGTGCACGGCTCCGTCGCGGATCTGGACGCGGTCCTCGACGGTTGGCTGGACGTGCACGCCGACGGGGTCGCCTGCGTCATCGGCGCCGAGGACGGCGGGGCCGGCGCCTTCCGGGAGACCTCCCGGGTCCGGTCGCTGACCCCGGGGCTGTCAAAGGGGTTGGAGTTCGACCTCGTCGTCCTCCTCGACCCGCAGACCTTCGGCACGGGGATCGAAGGAGCGGTCGACCGCTACGTCGCCATGACCCGGGCGACGCAGCAGCTCGTCATCCTCACGAGTTCCTGA
- a CDS encoding alpha/beta hydrolase family protein produces the protein MPDGAATQSTTGPELTWTPPPYAEPGRFDEHDVTLGTGPLAVSGTMSVPRDRAPGPGVVLLAGGGPFDRDESIGPNKPFKDLAWGLASRGATVLRFDKATFAHRDAAAAANLTMTQEYVPHAVDAVDLLRSHRSVDPERVFVLGHSMGGKAAPAVAAAAPSVAGLVIMAGDTQPMHHAAVRVAGHLATLLPDQVPPAVVETFRRQAALVDSAELTPSTPSADLPFGLSAAYWLELRDYDPVAIAAGLGKPMLILQGGRDYQVTVADDLVRWRTGLAGRPEVDIRVHEADDHLFFPGSGPSTPVEYATPQHVDPAVIADIAHWLSHGNTEGFSSTPN, from the coding sequence ATGCCAGACGGCGCTGCGACACAGTCCACGACCGGCCCGGAACTCACTTGGACGCCACCGCCCTATGCCGAGCCCGGCCGCTTCGACGAACACGACGTCACCCTCGGCACCGGCCCGCTCGCGGTGTCGGGCACGATGAGCGTCCCCCGCGATCGGGCTCCCGGCCCCGGTGTGGTGCTGCTCGCCGGCGGCGGGCCGTTCGACCGCGACGAGAGCATCGGGCCGAACAAGCCGTTCAAGGACCTGGCCTGGGGGCTCGCCAGCCGCGGGGCGACGGTGCTGCGCTTCGACAAGGCGACCTTCGCCCACCGCGATGCGGCCGCGGCAGCGAACCTGACGATGACGCAGGAATACGTGCCGCACGCCGTGGACGCGGTCGACCTGCTCCGCAGCCACCGCTCGGTGGACCCCGAGCGGGTCTTCGTCCTCGGCCACAGCATGGGCGGCAAGGCCGCCCCCGCCGTCGCCGCCGCCGCACCCTCGGTGGCGGGCCTGGTGATCATGGCTGGTGACACGCAGCCGATGCACCACGCCGCTGTCCGCGTCGCCGGCCACCTCGCCACCCTGCTCCCCGACCAGGTCCCACCCGCGGTCGTCGAGACCTTCCGGCGGCAGGCCGCCCTGGTCGACAGCGCGGAGCTCACGCCCTCGACCCCCTCGGCGGATCTGCCGTTCGGCCTGTCCGCGGCGTACTGGCTCGAACTGCGCGACTACGACCCGGTCGCGATCGCGGCCGGACTCGGCAAGCCGATGCTCATCCTCCAGGGAGGACGCGACTACCAGGTCACCGTCGCCGACGACCTGGTGCGATGGCGGACGGGCCTGGCCGGCCGCCCGGAGGTCGACATCCGTGTCCACGAAGCCGACGACCACCTGTTCTTCCCCGGCTCGGGACCGTCCACCCCGGTGGAATACGCGACTCCGCAGCATGTCGACCCTGCGGTCATCGCCGACATCGCCCACTGGCTGAGCCACGGCAATACCGAAGGATTTTCCTCGACCCCCAATTGA
- a CDS encoding helix-turn-helix domain-containing protein has translation MDAFGLLAHPVRLRVVHAMCGGRELTTGELCDRIRDVSKATVYRHVDLLAAGGLLEVAGERRVRGAVERRYRLRRDRAGINEEVVASLSPDDHRSAFAAALAVLAAEFTGYLDRDTADPVADSVGYRQHAVWLSPGELRGMIDGMRKAIAPHLANEPSPVRTQYLISPILFPVEAPPAGTGADGTAAEGPEPGTL, from the coding sequence ATGGATGCTTTCGGACTCTTGGCTCATCCGGTGCGGTTGCGCGTGGTTCATGCGATGTGCGGAGGCAGGGAGCTGACCACCGGCGAGCTGTGCGACCGCATTCGGGACGTCTCGAAGGCCACGGTCTACCGGCACGTCGACCTCCTCGCAGCCGGCGGGCTCCTCGAAGTCGCCGGGGAGCGACGCGTGCGCGGCGCGGTCGAGCGCCGCTACCGGCTGCGCCGCGACCGCGCCGGGATCAATGAGGAGGTCGTGGCTTCGCTCTCGCCGGACGACCACCGCAGCGCGTTCGCCGCCGCTCTGGCGGTCCTGGCGGCCGAATTCACCGGGTATCTCGACCGCGACACCGCCGACCCGGTGGCCGACTCGGTCGGCTACCGGCAGCACGCGGTCTGGCTCAGCCCCGGGGAACTGCGCGGGATGATCGACGGGATGCGGAAGGCGATCGCCCCCCACCTGGCCAACGAGCCGTCACCCGTCCGCACGCAGTACCTGATCAGCCCGATCCTCTTCCCCGTGGAAGCGCCGCCGGCCGGGACCGGCGCCGACGGCACTGCCGCGGAAGGACCGGAGCCCGGAACCCTGTAG
- a CDS encoding MFS transporter produces MTAAQADPAGTAGNAGNTKLILLTLAAGQFLMALDSSVMNVSIATVAEDVGTTVSGMQGAITAYTLVMAMLMISGGKVGALIGRKRAFMIGCVIYGLGSLTTSLAPNLTVLLLGWSFLEGVGAALILPAIVALVASNFDKAQRPAAYGLVAAAAAVAIAVGPLIGGFATTFFSWRWVFAGEVVMVLVILLLARRIADAPPEHRPRIDVFGAVLSAAGIGLFVFGILRTSEWGWFRPKAQGPSWFGVSPVVWLVLAGLMLVWLFFRWEARLVSRGGEPLVDPELLKNRQLSGGLTMFLFQYLVQMGVFFVVPLYLSVALGLSALHTGALILPLSITLLAAAIGVPKFSPKASPRRVVRWGILAMFAGAVILMAALTPDSGAGVVTVPMLLIGLGIGLLASQLGAVTVSAVPDEKSAEVGGIQNTVTNLGASIGTALAGSIMIAVLTSSFLTSIEQNPAVPADVKAQAHTALAGSAPFLSDEQLGEALEAAGTDPVVAQAALDANEEARIEGLRAALALLALAALLALFFTQRIPAAQPAAARGPADAPS; encoded by the coding sequence ATGACAGCGGCGCAGGCGGACCCGGCCGGGACGGCGGGGAACGCGGGTAACACGAAGCTCATCCTGCTGACCCTCGCGGCCGGGCAGTTCCTGATGGCCCTGGACAGCTCGGTGATGAACGTCTCGATCGCCACGGTGGCGGAGGACGTCGGCACCACGGTGAGCGGTATGCAGGGCGCGATCACGGCCTACACGCTGGTGATGGCGATGCTCATGATCAGCGGTGGCAAGGTCGGCGCGCTCATCGGCCGCAAGCGGGCGTTCATGATCGGCTGCGTGATCTACGGACTCGGGTCCCTGACGACCTCGCTCGCCCCGAACCTCACGGTCCTGCTGTTGGGCTGGTCGTTCCTGGAGGGTGTGGGAGCGGCGCTGATCCTGCCGGCGATCGTGGCGCTCGTCGCCTCGAACTTCGACAAGGCCCAACGGCCCGCCGCCTACGGCCTGGTCGCGGCGGCGGCAGCGGTGGCGATCGCCGTGGGACCGCTCATCGGTGGATTCGCGACCACCTTCTTCTCCTGGCGCTGGGTGTTCGCCGGGGAGGTCGTGATGGTCCTCGTCATCCTGCTGCTGGCCCGTCGGATCGCCGACGCGCCCCCCGAGCACCGGCCGCGGATCGACGTGTTCGGTGCGGTGCTGTCCGCGGCGGGCATCGGGCTGTTCGTCTTCGGCATCCTGCGGACCAGCGAATGGGGCTGGTTCCGGCCCAAGGCCCAGGGCCCCTCGTGGTTCGGCGTCTCCCCCGTCGTCTGGCTGGTGCTGGCCGGGCTGATGCTGGTCTGGCTGTTCTTCCGTTGGGAAGCGCGCCTGGTGTCGCGGGGCGGCGAGCCGCTCGTCGACCCGGAGCTGCTGAAGAACCGCCAGCTCTCCGGCGGGCTGACGATGTTCCTCTTCCAGTACCTCGTGCAGATGGGCGTGTTCTTCGTCGTCCCGCTCTACCTGTCGGTGGCGCTCGGCCTGTCCGCCCTCCACACGGGCGCGCTGATCCTTCCGCTCTCCATCACGCTGCTGGCCGCCGCGATCGGGGTCCCCAAGTTCAGCCCGAAGGCCTCGCCTCGGCGCGTCGTGCGGTGGGGGATCCTGGCGATGTTCGCCGGCGCCGTCATCCTCATGGCCGCCCTCACCCCGGATTCCGGCGCGGGGGTCGTCACCGTGCCGATGCTGCTCATCGGGCTCGGGATCGGGCTGCTCGCCTCACAGCTCGGAGCCGTCACCGTGTCGGCCGTACCGGACGAGAAGAGCGCCGAGGTCGGCGGCATCCAGAACACCGTCACCAACCTCGGCGCCTCGATCGGCACCGCCCTCGCCGGGTCGATCATGATCGCCGTGCTGACGAGTTCGTTCCTCACCAGCATCGAGCAGAATCCGGCAGTCCCGGCCGACGTGAAGGCCCAGGCGCACACCGCCCTCGCCGGCAGTGCCCCGTTCCTGTCGGACGAGCAGCTCGGTGAAGCCCTCGAAGCGGCGGGCACCGACCCGGTGGTGGCCCAGGCGGCGCTCGACGCGAACGAGGAGGCGCGGATCGAGGGACTGCGGGCCGCGCTCGCCCTCCTCGCCCTGGCGGCCCTGCTCGCCCTCTTCTTCACCCAGCGCATCCCGGCGGCCCAGCCCGCCGCCGCGCGCGGCCCGGCCGACGCCCCGTCATGA
- a CDS encoding DUF2252 domain-containing protein, with product MTMRDTTATAAPTATDGGPGLSAKDRAVNGRAARAATPRSAHGDFEPAPDRADPMDVIERQSATRLQELVPIRYGRMAESPFRFYRGAAAIMAGDLAGTPDSGIRAQLCGDAHMLNFRLLGSPERNLLFDINDFDETLPGPWEWDVKRLATSLVIAGRENGFSDSERASIVTSAVRSYREQMRAFAGMRTLDVWYARVDETHLQAMAEGSLHTRGRKNVSEALSKARGRDSLQAFEKLTEVVDGRRRFAAVPQLITPASELLPGQEQDSVEEQIREVVGRYKLSLQSDRKHLLQQYSIVDMARKVVGVGSVGTRCWIVLLLGRDGDDPLILQAKEAGDSVLAAYAGPSEYATGGERVVAGQRLMQAASDIFLGWQQTHGLDGLERSFYVRQLRDWKGIAEPARMVPRGMRVFAGLCGVTLARAHARSGDRIAIAAYLGRSGAFDQALVRFAESYADLNERDHQRLVDAIASGRVTAVAA from the coding sequence ATGACGATGCGCGACACGACGGCGACCGCGGCCCCGACCGCGACGGACGGCGGTCCCGGGCTCTCGGCCAAGGACCGTGCCGTGAACGGCCGGGCCGCCCGGGCGGCGACCCCGCGATCCGCCCACGGGGACTTCGAGCCGGCTCCCGACCGGGCGGACCCGATGGACGTCATCGAGCGCCAGTCCGCCACCCGGCTGCAGGAGCTGGTGCCGATCCGCTACGGCCGGATGGCGGAATCGCCGTTCCGTTTCTACCGTGGTGCCGCCGCGATCATGGCCGGTGACCTGGCCGGCACACCCGACTCGGGTATCCGGGCCCAGTTGTGCGGCGACGCGCACATGCTGAACTTCCGGCTGCTCGGCTCCCCGGAACGGAACCTGCTGTTCGACATCAACGACTTCGACGAGACGCTGCCCGGGCCCTGGGAGTGGGACGTCAAGCGGCTGGCGACCAGCCTGGTCATCGCGGGGCGCGAGAACGGCTTCTCCGACAGCGAGCGCGCGTCGATCGTGACGTCGGCGGTGCGCAGCTACCGCGAGCAGATGCGCGCCTTCGCCGGGATGCGCACCCTCGACGTCTGGTACGCGCGGGTGGACGAGACTCACCTCCAGGCGATGGCGGAGGGCTCGCTCCACACCCGCGGCCGCAAGAACGTGTCCGAGGCACTGAGCAAGGCGCGCGGGCGCGACAGCCTGCAGGCGTTCGAGAAGCTGACCGAGGTGGTCGACGGCCGGCGCCGTTTCGCCGCCGTACCGCAGCTGATTACACCGGCGTCCGAACTGCTGCCGGGTCAGGAGCAGGATTCGGTCGAGGAGCAGATCCGGGAGGTCGTCGGACGGTACAAGCTCAGTCTCCAGTCGGACCGCAAGCACTTGCTGCAGCAGTACTCGATCGTCGACATGGCCCGCAAGGTGGTGGGCGTCGGCAGCGTCGGCACGCGCTGCTGGATCGTCCTGCTGCTGGGCCGCGACGGCGACGACCCGCTGATCCTGCAGGCCAAGGAGGCCGGTGACTCGGTGCTCGCCGCGTACGCGGGTCCCAGCGAGTACGCCACCGGGGGCGAGCGGGTCGTGGCCGGCCAGCGGCTGATGCAGGCCGCGAGCGACATCTTCCTCGGCTGGCAGCAGACGCACGGGCTCGACGGCCTCGAACGGAGTTTCTACGTACGTCAGCTGCGCGACTGGAAGGGAATCGCCGAACCCGCCCGGATGGTGCCGCGCGGCATGCGGGTCTTCGCCGGTTTGTGCGGCGTGACGCTCGCGCGGGCGCACGCCCGGTCCGGCGACCGGATCGCCATCGCGGCGTACCTGGGCCGTAGCGGTGCGTTCGACCAGGCGCTCGTGCGGTTCGCGGAGAGCTACGCCGACCTCAACGAGCGCGATCACCAGCGTCTGGTGGACGCCATCGCGTCCGGGCGGGTGACCGCCGTCGCGGCCTGA
- a CDS encoding YhjD/YihY/BrkB family envelope integrity protein: MWSERKARWRERSRELAAAAKRTQARAETRFPVITHVTERMVGVNIFDSATRLAAQCFLTAVPLLFVVASFAPEGVRDQLVSSVRTMFGLTGQASDQLSAVFDGSGEKDIRNAVGAVGAVIVLLSATAVSRAMQRLCKRAWQIPRGGTRVAIWRWFAWILAWMVLLIFQGPVRDGFGLGLWLGIPLTLLLQTVAWWWSQHLLLGGVIRWPPLLPGALITAAAVTALSLGARFYMPNALNRALATYGSTGSVFVILSWLIVLCVAVAIGITLGAALAQEPYMARRLGSPAPSGLRQESP, from the coding sequence ATGTGGTCGGAGCGCAAGGCACGGTGGCGCGAGCGCTCCCGGGAGCTCGCCGCGGCCGCCAAACGGACGCAGGCGCGGGCCGAGACCCGGTTTCCCGTGATCACCCATGTCACGGAGCGCATGGTCGGCGTGAACATCTTCGACTCCGCCACCCGGCTGGCCGCCCAGTGCTTCCTGACGGCCGTGCCCCTGCTCTTCGTCGTCGCCTCGTTCGCCCCGGAGGGGGTGCGCGACCAGTTGGTCTCCTCCGTCCGCACGATGTTCGGGCTCACCGGGCAGGCGAGCGATCAGCTGAGCGCCGTGTTCGACGGCTCCGGCGAGAAGGACATCCGCAACGCCGTGGGCGCGGTCGGCGCCGTGATCGTGCTGCTGTCGGCGACCGCGGTGAGCCGTGCCATGCAACGGCTGTGCAAGCGTGCCTGGCAGATCCCGCGGGGCGGGACACGGGTCGCGATCTGGCGCTGGTTCGCCTGGATCCTCGCCTGGATGGTCCTGCTGATCTTCCAGGGGCCGGTCCGTGACGGCTTCGGACTCGGCCTGTGGCTCGGGATCCCCCTCACGCTCCTCCTCCAGACGGTGGCGTGGTGGTGGAGCCAGCACCTGCTGCTGGGCGGGGTGATCCGCTGGCCCCCGCTGCTGCCCGGCGCGCTCATCACGGCCGCCGCCGTGACCGCGCTGTCGCTGGGCGCGCGCTTCTACATGCCGAACGCCCTCAACCGGGCGCTCGCCACCTACGGGTCGACCGGCTCGGTGTTCGTCATCCTGTCGTGGCTGATCGTGCTCTGCGTGGCGGTCGCCATCGGCATCACCCTGGGCGCCGCGCTCGCGCAGGAGCCTTACATGGCCCGGCGGCTGGGCAGCCCGGCGCCGAGCGGCCTGCGGCAGGAGAGTCCCTGA
- a CDS encoding GAP family protein — translation MVLDLMLIALAIALYPLPMMAFILVVSSPRGVWKGLAFILAWLANLIAVIAIVLALTGGQPPSPRSPPGVAALALKLAIGVGLVFYGVRRYRRRKGKAARDAAPKPSHVDVGSVWAAAGLAVLIQPWGMVAAGATTVIEADTSHATTFIALFGFCLLASSSLLAAELYMVFAPEAAQARLLRMRAWMEGHKDEAIVFVCLLLGLWLTAQSIYELTG, via the coding sequence ATGGTCCTCGACCTCATGCTCATCGCGTTGGCCATCGCCCTCTACCCGCTGCCCATGATGGCGTTCATCCTCGTGGTGTCCTCGCCCAGAGGCGTGTGGAAGGGGCTGGCCTTCATCCTGGCGTGGCTGGCCAACCTCATCGCGGTGATCGCGATCGTGCTGGCGCTGACCGGCGGCCAGCCTCCGTCGCCCCGCTCCCCGCCCGGAGTCGCGGCGCTCGCGCTCAAGCTGGCCATCGGGGTGGGACTGGTGTTCTACGGGGTGCGCCGCTACCGCCGCAGGAAGGGGAAGGCCGCCCGGGACGCCGCCCCGAAGCCCTCCCATGTGGACGTCGGCTCGGTGTGGGCCGCGGCGGGCCTGGCCGTACTCATCCAGCCGTGGGGCATGGTCGCGGCGGGTGCGACGACGGTGATCGAAGCCGACACCTCGCACGCGACGACCTTCATCGCACTGTTCGGCTTCTGCCTGCTCGCCAGCTCCAGCCTGCTGGCCGCGGAGCTCTACATGGTGTTCGCCCCGGAGGCCGCCCAGGCCCGGCTGCTGCGGATGCGCGCGTGGATGGAGGGCCACAAGGACGAGGCCATCGTGTTCGTGTGCCTGCTGCTCGGCCTGTGGCTGACGGCTCAGAGCATCTACGAGCTGACCGGCTGA
- a CDS encoding DUF6325 family protein: MSSETEPRADFGDIDELGPVDYIVVEFPGNRMTGEGLPILVDLVDRGIIRIFDFAFIRKEEDGAVTALELQDLGGEVDLTVFEGASSGLLDGEDIQEAAAALEPGSSAGVIVYENTWAAPFARALRRGGAQLVAAGRIPVQALLASLDALEEPPAGE, from the coding sequence ATGAGCAGCGAGACCGAGCCGCGAGCCGATTTCGGCGACATCGACGAACTCGGCCCGGTCGACTACATCGTGGTCGAGTTCCCGGGCAACCGTATGACGGGCGAGGGGCTCCCGATCCTCGTCGACCTCGTCGACCGGGGCATCATCCGCATCTTCGACTTCGCCTTCATCCGCAAGGAAGAGGACGGCGCGGTGACCGCGCTGGAGCTCCAGGACCTCGGTGGCGAGGTCGACCTCACCGTGTTCGAAGGAGCGTCGTCCGGCCTGCTCGACGGCGAAGACATCCAGGAGGCCGCCGCCGCCCTGGAACCCGGGAGCTCGGCCGGGGTCATCGTGTACGAGAACACCTGGGCGGCGCCCTTCGCCCGTGCCCTGCGGCGCGGCGGAGCACAGCTCGTGGCCGCCGGACGGATTCCCGTGCAGGCCCTGCTGGCGTCGCTGGACGCCCTGGAGGAACCGCCCGCCGGAGAGTGA
- a CDS encoding SHOCT domain-containing protein: protein MPGLLRGVARTAVIAGTATAVSNRVSRRQGGRWAQQDAQQQAQMEAQQQAAAPPPPPPAAAPPADDMTAKIEQLKQLSTLKEQGVLTETEFAEQKRRLLG from the coding sequence ATGCCCGGACTCCTTCGCGGGGTCGCCCGCACCGCCGTTATCGCGGGCACCGCCACCGCCGTGTCCAACCGCGTGTCCCGCCGCCAGGGCGGCCGCTGGGCGCAACAGGACGCCCAGCAGCAGGCCCAGATGGAGGCCCAGCAGCAGGCGGCCGCACCGCCGCCCCCGCCGCCCGCCGCGGCACCGCCCGCCGACGACATGACCGCCAAGATCGAGCAACTGAAGCAGCTCAGCACCCTCAAGGAACAGGGCGTGCTGACCGAAACGGAGTTCGCCGAGCAGAAGCGCCGACTGCTCGGCTAG
- a CDS encoding aminotransferase class I/II-fold pyridoxal phosphate-dependent enzyme yields the protein MNIRTTDHRTPSPSPTSVPTAPVPSPFRPGVGQLRTPYAEAVLGHAGRDWLRLNVPGHAAAPGSDLAAFFGPRITALDFPPLLDGIDLGPDSPLDTALALAADAWGARRTWFLTNGASQGNQIASMVAPALGRTLVVQRSVHSSVIDGLVLSGLDAVFVQPSVDPEQGIAHGVTAADVAAALERTPDAAAVYIVSPSYFGAVADVRAVADAAHAAGVPLIVDEAWGSHFGFHPSLPAGALSLGADLVTSSTHKLAGSLTQSAMLHLAEGPFADLLEPLVDRAFRLVQSTSASALLTASLDLARRNLVTAADATGSSVAAADRVRGAVRALGRFTVVSDGFHAFPDIVRADPLRVAIDTRAGGITGHEARRRLFRDHQVMVEVATDAAIVAVIGAGCVPDTDRFVEALHTLPSPLTNDSAGAAAAGGGGVLQLPAPGGTKLTARGAFLSPAVVVPAEEAVGRISADTLAAYPPGIPNVLPGEVITAEAVRFLQRTAAAPNGHVRGALDAGVTRLRVVA from the coding sequence GTGAACATCAGAACGACCGATCACCGCACCCCCTCGCCCTCCCCCACGTCCGTCCCCACCGCTCCGGTGCCCTCGCCCTTCCGTCCTGGCGTCGGCCAGCTGCGTACCCCGTACGCCGAGGCGGTGCTGGGCCATGCGGGGCGGGACTGGCTGAGGTTGAACGTCCCCGGCCATGCCGCGGCCCCCGGTTCGGACCTCGCCGCCTTCTTCGGCCCCCGGATCACGGCGCTGGACTTCCCGCCGCTGCTCGACGGCATCGACCTCGGCCCGGACTCCCCGCTGGACACGGCTCTGGCGCTGGCTGCCGATGCCTGGGGCGCGCGGCGCACCTGGTTCCTGACGAACGGCGCCTCGCAGGGCAATCAGATCGCCTCGATGGTCGCCCCCGCTCTGGGGCGCACGCTCGTCGTGCAGCGCAGCGTGCACTCCAGCGTGATCGACGGGTTGGTGCTGTCGGGTCTGGACGCCGTCTTCGTCCAGCCGTCCGTCGACCCGGAGCAGGGCATCGCCCACGGTGTGACGGCCGCGGACGTGGCGGCGGCGCTCGAACGGACACCGGACGCGGCCGCCGTGTACATCGTGTCCCCGAGCTACTTCGGCGCGGTGGCCGACGTGCGCGCCGTAGCGGACGCCGCCCACGCCGCAGGGGTACCCCTGATCGTCGACGAGGCGTGGGGATCGCACTTCGGCTTCCACCCGAGCCTCCCCGCCGGCGCCCTCTCCCTGGGCGCCGACCTGGTGACCTCGAGCACGCACAAACTGGCGGGCAGCCTGACGCAGTCGGCGATGCTGCACCTGGCGGAGGGCCCCTTCGCGGACCTGCTCGAACCGCTCGTGGACCGGGCGTTCCGGCTCGTGCAGTCCACCAGCGCGAGCGCGCTGCTGACCGCGTCGCTCGATCTCGCCCGGAGGAACCTGGTCACCGCCGCCGACGCGACGGGCAGCTCGGTCGCGGCCGCGGACCGGGTGCGCGGCGCCGTGCGCGCGCTGGGCCGCTTCACGGTGGTGAGCGACGGGTTCCACGCCTTCCCCGACATCGTCCGGGCCGACCCGCTGCGCGTCGCGATCGACACCCGCGCCGGCGGGATCACGGGCCACGAGGCCAGGCGCCGGCTCTTCCGGGACCATCAGGTCATGGTCGAAGTGGCGACCGACGCGGCGATCGTCGCCGTGATCGGCGCGGGTTGCGTCCCCGACACGGACCGTTTCGTGGAAGCGCTGCACACCCTGCCCTCGCCGCTCACCAACGACTCGGCCGGCGCCGCCGCCGCCGGCGGCGGCGGCGTGCTGCAGCTGCCGGCTCCCGGTGGCACGAAGCTCACCGCCCGCGGGGCCTTCCTGAGCCCGGCCGTGGTCGTGCCTGCGGAAGAGGCCGTCGGACGGATCTCGGCGGACACCCTGGCGGCGTACCCGCCGGGCATCCCCAACGTCCTGCCGGGCGAAGTCATCACCGCCGAGGCCGTCCGGTTCCTCCAACGGACCGCGGCCGCGCCGAACGGCCACGTCCGCGGCGCGCTCGACGCGGGCGTGACGCGCCTGCGCGTCGTCGCCTGA